Sequence from the bacterium genome:
GCCAGCGAGAAGGACATCATCATCGCCGCCACCCTGCCCAACGGTTTTTCCGACGGGGTGGGCGGTGGCCTCACCTGCGGCATCGTCTACAATCCGGCCACGGATTCCAACATCGGCAACATCTGTAGTCAGGGCCGCCGCGACGTGATCATCACCGCCGCCCTCTTCGCCGTCGGCTGCTCCTACGAGGCCGAGTTCTGGAACACGACGGCCTGGGGGGCGGCCATGCAGGCCCTATCGAACAGCACGGCGGAGGATTGTGATCCTCCCGCCAACGGTGCGGTGCGCATCTGGCGGCCACTGCCCCTGCCGGCACAACCCTGGCCTCCCAATTACCGGTACAAGCGTTGCGACGGGGCGGTTCAGCTCACCGACCGGCGGGGCACCATCTGGTTGACGGGCAGCATCGTGCAGAGCCACCGCGGCTTTGTCATCCGCAACGCGCCCGGGCCCTGGGGGCAGGCCACCATCGGCTATAATCAGAAGGTTTATCGCTACGACGACAATTTCCTTTCCGGCGGCCCGCCCGTCTGGTTCCGCGTCACCTACGCCGACGGCAGCCAGGACGTGGCCACGGAGATGGTGGTGCCGGATTATGACCGCTGGCGCAAGGCGCGCCGGGAAATCCTGACCAACTGACACAACGGGTGATCGATCAGCAGCAAGGACACCAGCGCATGTTCTTCGGAGGACAATCCAACCAGACGCTGGGACTCGACATCGGCACGCACTCCATCAAGGCCGTGCTGTGCGAGTTCCACCACAAGACGCCGCGGGTCGTCAAGGCCGGCGTCCGGGAGATCCGGGGCGAGGCGCCCTACGAACCCAAAAAGCTCCGCAAGTCGGAGACGCTGCTCACCTTGAGGGAATTGATGGGCGACCTGCGCATCAATCCGGGCAAGGTGAAGTCGCTGGTCACGTCCCTGGGCGGACCCGCCACCAGCATGAAGGAGATCGTCTCCGTCCGCATGACGGAGGAGGAGCTGGCCTCCAGCCTCATCTTCGAGGCCCGCAAGCACCTGCCTCTGGACGACTCGGACACGATCATCGATCACCAGACGCTGGGGGAGGATCCGGAGGATCCCCAGAAGACGAGGATCCTGCTGGTGGCCACCACGCGCAAGATGTACGGCTGGCACGAGGGCATCCTGCGCGAGGCGGGCTTCAAGCCGGGCGTGGTGGACTTGGAGCCCCTCGCCGTCCTCAACTCCTTCGCCCAGAACGCCCAGCTGCCCGACCAGGGCATGCTGCTCTTCCTCAACCTGGGGGCGCGCGGCACGCAGTTCATCATCACGGGGCG
This genomic interval carries:
- the pilM gene encoding type IV pilus assembly protein PilM, encoding MFFGGQSNQTLGLDIGTHSIKAVLCEFHHKTPRVVKAGVREIRGEAPYEPKKLRKSETLLTLRELMGDLRINPGKVKSLVTSLGGPATSMKEIVSVRMTEEELASSLIFEARKHLPLDDSDTIIDHQTLGEDPEDPQKTRILLVATTRKMYGWHEGILREAGFKPGVVDLEPLAVLNSFAQNAQLPDQGMLLFLNLGARGTQFIITGRQTKVFYREIPLGGWHLSEDLARQKSLPIEEAEERKRKNGVAAFHGGNGDGSSALALQQRTVLEDFLDEIRRTLRFYAKESGKNDFGKVLLTGGGAAMPGLPELLTEKFNLPVEAWNPLAELEGAENLPLQGPQFAQCVGLAMRRD